TTGCCATCTGAAGAAAGGAAATCCTGCCTATGTGGCAGTCTGGAAAGTTATCAGCAAAAAAGACAAAATTATAGAGGTGACGTATGTTGGAACCCACGAAAAAGCGCACTACGACCGGCTATGTTGAAATTAGGTTCCGTATTCCGGTAAAAAACCTGGATAAAGTCAAAAAGGCGATGGCCGATTATGGAGCAGAGGAAGCCGCTGATTCCACTCCCTGGCGGGAAGTCTGTCCAGATTTCAATGCCAGTCTGGCCCTCCAGGGAGCGCGCCATAGGGAATCACTCACCCAAAAGGAATTAGCTCGTTTGATAGGAATAAGCCAAACACATATCTCTGAAATGGAGCATGGGAAAAGACCAATTGGCAAGGAAATGGCGAAGCGCCTGGCCAAAGCTCTCCACGTTGATTACAGGGTTTTCCTGTAATCATCATCGTCCTCGGTTTGTTGACAATTGTGGGTTAGGCCGAATGGCACTTACATAAGCCAAGCTTATAATATAGAGAGGACACAAAACGCACAGGGAAAAACGATCTCCCGCAGAGACGCAGAGGCGCAGAGAACAACCAATCCGGCAAGGCTCTGATGAAAGTCGGGATATCCCGATGTGTCAACGGCCTGGAAGCAAGCAAAAAGTAAAAAGGCACAAGGAGGAGCTTATTTTACTTTTACTTTTCAATGACATCCTCTGCGTCTCAGCGTCTCTGCGGGAGAATTACTAATTCTTATGTAAATGCCATTCGGGTTAGGCCATTAGAGAGAAAAAGAAGATACAGTCATGCATAACCGTACTAGCCATACCCATACTTTGATCATAGCCGGTCGCATCCTTCTGCCGGGGATGGTGCTCTGCCTGCTTCTTTTCACTCTTCCCCTGAGGGCTCAGGGAGCGGTGGAACCTGAGGTCAAATTCACCTCATCCCTCAACCCGGTCGGATCAGGGGCCAGAGCTCTTGGCATGGGGGGTGCTTTCATTGCCTTTGCCGATGATGCCACAGCCGCATCCTGGAACCCGGCTGGTCTGAAAAACCTGCTGAGGCCGGAAATGAGCATCGTAGGACAATATGACAACCGCCGGGAGAGCTTTTCCTTCAGCGACTCACCCGGAGCTTCGAATGAATATGGCATATCGAGCGAGTATCTGAATTACCTGAGTCTGGCCTACCCTTTCCGCTGGCAGGACCGGAATTTCGTCTTCTCGTTGAATTATCAGAACCTCTACAGCCTGAACCGGAAGATGAACTACCAGTGGCAGGATGAAAATCCTCAGGGAGCTTCCAGCATGACGTATGAAGTCACCTACCGGCAGGAGGGCAGCCTCAAGGCTGCATCACCGGCCATAGCCGCCTTTTTGACCCGCACGGTCTCACTCGGTCTTACCCTCAACTTCTGGTCGGATAAATTCGGTGATAACGGATGGGTCGAAGATTACCGCAAGTCAGGCAAGGGAATCAAAAGAGGAGAGAAGTGTGAAAGCACTGAAGAATTCAAAGACCGTTACTCCTTTTCGGGATTTAACACCAATATCGGGCTTCTGTGGGACATACGTCCCTCTGTTACCCTTGGGGCTGTGGTCAAGACTCCCTTTACCGCCCGACTCAGGCATGAGGGGAAAAGTCTGAACCATACGATAAACCCGGATACGCCGTTACAGGATAATCCTGTCTATTCCCCCCCTTCCACCGATGAGCAGAAGCTCAGCATGCCCTTATCGTATGGGCTCGGCCTGGCTGTCAGACCATCCGATCGCCTCATCTTCGACCTGGACCTTGCCAGAACCGAATGGAACGGCTATGTACTGCGCGATGCCGAAGGACGCAAAATCGACCCCGTCACCTGCAAGCCCAAGGAGCAAAGCTCGATCAAACCTACCCATCAGGTCAGGCTCGGTGGAGAATATGTCTTTCTACTGAAAAAGACGACCTTCTCATCCCGGTTTGGACTGTTCTACGATCCGGAGCCAGCCGCAAAAAATCCGGATGATTTCTCCGGCTTCAGCCTCGGCTTGGGTATGCTCCTTGGCCGCCTGGCCCCGGTGTCTTTTGATGTCGCTTACCAATACCGTGTTGGGAGGAATGTGGAGGGAGACAGCATCAAGGGCCAGAATTCACCCGCTGACGTGAAGCAGCATTTGTTTTATTATTCAGCGATATTTTACTTTTGAACTATCCTGATTTTGCGGTTCCTTCAGGCATGGTCCCTGCTTTCCCTTGAGCACACTGGATATGACCCTGGCCAGTTCCTTGATTTCATAGGGCTTGGCAATTCCACCGCAGAAGCCGTAATCCTGATATGCCGAGATAACCGGATCGTTGGAATAGCCGCTTGAGACGATCGCTTTGACTCCGGGGTCCATTTCACGGAGCTTCTGGACGGCAAACTGCGCCCCCAGGCCTCCCGGCACGGTGAGATCCAGGATAACGGCGTCAAAGCCACGGCCTGAGACCTTGGCCTGCTCATAGAGCTGTACCGCCTCACTGCCCTCTTTGGCCAATGTGACCTCGTATCCAAGGTCCATGAGCATGTCGCCGACCATATCCCTGATGGTTTTCTGATCATCCATGAACAGGATTTTCCCCCGGCCGGTGGAGAAATCTTCTTCCACCACATTTTTGACCGCAAAAAGCTCTTTCTCTGAGGCGGGGAGAAAGAGGTGGAATGTCGTACCCGCTCCTGCCTCGGATTCTGCGGTAATATATCCTCCATGCTTCTTGATAATGGAGTAGCTGGTGGCCAGACCGAGCCCGGTTCCTGTCTCTTTGGTGGTAAAGTACGGGTCAAAGATCTTCTGAAGATGCTCTGCGGGAATACCGACTCCCTGGTCCTGCACCGATATCTTGACATATCTTCCCTCCGCCAGGGGCAGGCTCTCATGAGCTTCGATAGTCACATTTTCAGCCCATACCCTGAGATTTCCTCCCTGCGGCATGGCCTCGATAGCGTTGATGGTCAGGTTATTGATAACCTGCCTGATCTGGCCTTTATCGGCCTCAACCGGCCAGAGATTATCCGGCATCAAAAATTCGCTTTGCACTTTGGAACCGACTAAAGAAAAGCTCATGGCTTCTTCCAGGATTTCAGGAAGAGAGATGATCTTTTTGACCGGTTCCTGAACGCCCCGGGAGAAGGCAAGCAACTGCTGGGTTAAGTCCCTGGCTGCAAAGGCAGCTTTTTCCGCCCTGGTCAACCAGTCAAAAAACTTTTCTCCCTGTTTGGCATGCAGTTTCAGAAGAGAGAAGCTGCCGATGATAGAGCTCAGAATATTGTTGAAGTCATGGGCAATGCCGCCAGTCAGGAGACCAAGGGACTCAAGCCGCTGGGCCTTCTGCACCTCCTCTTCCATCCTTTTGCGCTCAGTGATATCCTTAAAGTTTTCCACAATGCCGATCAGTTCCCCGCCAGGGCTTTTAAAAGGTATGGCTGTCAAGATGCAGGAGGTTTTCAGACCCTCCTCCCTGGGCTCAATTTGCAGATCGGACTCGAAGCACTCCATACCCTTATGGATCATAGCCAGGGGACAGTTTGGGGTGTGGCAAAGCGGGTGGTGCAGTACCTCGTGGCAGGTTTTCCCTATGGCTTCATCCCTGTTCAGGCCAAACAGGCTGCAAAATGCCTCGTTGAACCGCAGCACTTTGAAATCCTTGCTGATCACGCATATTCCATCAACCGCTGCCTTGAAAATCTGGTTGAGCTCCGCATATGCCAGCATGGTCCTCTCCTCTGCCTGCTGGCGCTCGGCAATCTCCTGCCGAAGCTGTTCATTGGCCGCGGTCAACTGACTGGTGCGCTCTTTCACCAGTTTCACCAGCCGTTGGCGGTAGCGCTCCTCACTTTCACGAAGCGCCCGCTCGTTCTCGGTGCGTATTTCTTCCAGACGCACCCGCTGAATGGCTTCGCCAAGTTGCAGGGCAACTTTTTCAAGCATGGTTACTGTTTTTAAGGGAAGCATGTTTTCCCGCTGGTCAGCCACATGGATCACACCAAGAGTGCTCTCACCCAGGCGGATCGGAACCAGGGCTGTGGATTCGTATCCTGTCTGCTGGCGAACCTTGCAGGTCTCACCACCCTTCTCTTCCTCTTCCGAAGGTGCGGCCAGGAACCGGCTCATATGGTTCGTGAAAAAGGAGCCTGCTTCGGTGCACCAGGAGATCCGGGAATTCGTCTCTCCTTTCATGACCCTGATGCACATGCACTGTCCGGATTTGATCGACAGAGGGTCCTCGGCTTGATAAAAGTCTTTTTCGAAGCCGTCACATGCCTGGTAGGGGATGTTGCCTTCCTCATCCAGAATCCTGATGCCCACGGCTTCGCATCCGGTAAACTTCCTGATTTCAGCTATGCACTCCTGGAGCAGGGGGTTCATCTTCGTGTGCCGGTTGGTGATTTCGAGAAACCGGTGAGTAATCCTCAGTGCCTCTTCCACCTGCCTGCGGCCTATGGCATAGCGTATGGAGTGAACAAGCAAATGGCCATCCACCTGCCCCTTGAACAGATAATCCTGGGCTCCCTTCTCTACAGCTTTCATGGCTGTCATTTCATCGGCCAGGATGGTCAGAATAATGACCGGCACATCCGGTGCCTGAAAGGCTACCCGCTCGAAGGTGGCAAGACCATGGCTGTCAGGCAGGGAAAGATCCAGTAAAACTATGCCGACCCTTTCCCTGGCCAGGCAGTCCAGGCCGCTCGACAGCCGGTCGACCCACACAAGATCAAAGGGAAAATTCTTCACCTCACGGAGCATTTCCCGGATCAGCCGGGCATCTCCCGGATTGTCTTCGATCAGTAATATTTTCACCGGCTTATTATCCATCACTCACAGGCTCCCGGCAATTTTACAATGGTAAGCCAAAAACCTTCGATGCCTTTCACGACCTCGATGAACTGATCAAAGTCAACCGGTTTGACAATATAGCAATTGACGTGCAGGTCATAGGTCTTGAGAATATCCTCTTCGGATTTCGAGGTCGTCAGGGCAATCACCGGAATACGCCGCAGATCCGAATCATTTTTTATTTCCGCCAATACCGCCCGGCCATCCTTCTTCGGAAGGTTGAGATCGAGCAGAATAAGGTCCGGGTAGGGTGCCTGGCTATACTTACCCTCATGGTGCAGAAAAGAAATAGCCTCTACACCATCCATAACTACACGCAGATTATTTTGTATTTTGGCCTCCTTGAAAACCTCCTCCGTCAAACGTACATCACCGGGGTTGTCCTCAACCAGGAGAATCTCAATCGGTCGGATCGATGCTGATTGCATATTCATTTTTCCTGTTCCTTAATTTATATTTAAAAAGCTTTATTTAATAACTTATCTCGGAAGAGTGAAGTAAAATGTTGCTCCTTTTCCAGGTTCAGACTTCACCCAGATACGTCCGCCATGCCGCTCCACAATTCTCTTGCAGATAGCCAGTCCAATGCCGGTACCGGGATATTCCGCTTTGTTGTGGAGACGTTGAAAAATGACAAAGATTCGCTCGGCATACTCCGGATCGATACCGATACCGTTATCGGATATCGAAAACAGCCAGGTCTTTCCTCTTGGCTCGACCGTAATATGAATGAGTGGCGGTTCCTGTCCGTGAAACTTGATTGCATTGCTGATCAGGTTCTGAAAGAGATGGACCAGTTGCGGGCCATCAGCCATAAGTGTCGGCAGCGGGTCGAAGGTAATGATTGTACCGCTCTCGGCAATCGCCTCCTGGAGATTGGCTATGGCCTGGTTCAGAACCACCGTGCTATCGATTGGCTGAAATTCCTTCCCATGCGTGCCCACCCGTGAATAGGACAGAAGATCATTGATCAGACCCTGCATGCGGACAGCGCCATCCACGGCATACGCAATAAAATCATCAGCACTGGAATCGAGCCTGCCCTTGTAGCGCCGCGACAGGAGCTGCATATAGCTGGCTACCATGCGCAACGGCTCCTGCAGGTCATGTGAAGCCACATAGGCAAACTGCTGCAGATCGGCATTCGAACGGGCAAGCTCTTCCGCCCGCCGGGCCAGTTCCTTCTCGGCTTTTTTCCGTTCGGTAATGTCCTTGAAATCCTCAACGATTCCAAGCACTTCACCATCCGGCTTCCGAAATGGCGTAGCCGTGACAATGCAGGGGATCATAGTGCCATCCTGCCTTTTTTTCTCGGTGTCGCATTCGACCCTCTCCTCACCATGAAGAATTTTGATCAGCGGACAATCAGACGTATGGCAGAGAGGACCGGGGAAGGTCTCATAACATTTTTTACCTACAGCTTCATCAGCCCTGCTCAGGCCCGACAGGTTCAACAGGGTCTTATTAATCCGAAGTATGGTGAAGTTTTTGTCGATTACCCGCATGCCATCGGCTGCGGTGTTGAATATCTGATCGAGCTCGCTATTGCGCTCCCGCAACTTCTCATTGGCATCAGCCAGTTTTCCATTGGCTGCCTCAAGCTCTTCCTTGGCTGCCTCAAGCTCCTCATTAGTGCTTTGCAGCTCCTCGTTGCTTGACTGAATCTCCTCGTTGGCAGCTCTCAGTTCCTCATTGGTACTTTCCTGCTCCTCGATAGTGGATTGCAGATTCGCTCTGGTTGCTGCAAGCTCCCGCCGTAATCTGACGACTGTCTCGTGGTGCTCATCCAGCCCCTCGGTCTCTTCATTTCCCTGATCACCTTTCAGGTGAGTGGACTCACTCTCTCCGGGTTTAAGGCCCCTGACCTGAGCGCAGTCGGTCGTTGTGTGCAGGTTAAATGCGCCACTGGCCTGCTCCTCCCCCCTGTTTTCCTTCCCCTTGCCAACAGACATCATTTCCGGGGTGTGCTTCTGAGTGGTAAAATCAACAGGCAGCGAGCTTGTGACCGCTCCTTTCACATAGATTTTATTCTTCTTGTCAACCACAGGAAAAAGGTCCGAAAATAGAGCGGCGCTTTCAGACGATCCCAGGATAAGAAACCCCCCGGACTTCAGGGCATAGTGGAAAAGACGGATGACCCGCTGCTGTAAATCCTGCCCCAGGTAGATCAGAAGGTTCCGGCAACTGATCAGGTCCATATTTGAAAGAGGGGGGTCTTTGGTTACATCCTGCCTGGCAAAGGTACACAGCTCCCGGACATGGCTGGCAATCCGGCAGCCATCCTCCGTGCGGATAAAAAAGCGCTGCAGGCGCTCCGGCGAGATGCCGGGATTTTCCGGATACGTGGCGGACCGTGCAGTTTCGATGACTTTCCCGTCAATGTCGGTGCCAAAAATTTGGATCGGGGGCAGGCAATTGCACCCGTCGAAAAACTCCAGCAGGCAGATAGCTATGGAATATGCTTCCTCACCCGTCGAACATCCCGGAACCCAGACTCTGATGGGCAGATCGGGCTGCCTGTCCCTCATCAGGGCAGGCAATACCCTGCTCTGTAAAGTCTGGAACACTTCCTGCTCACGGAAAAAGGCGGTAACCTTGATAAGGATATCCTCATATAAGGCCATCACTTCGGCAGGATGTTCAATAAGGTACTTCAGATAATCGCCTGCCTCGGGAATCTTTTGGAGAGCCATGCGCCGGGTGATACGTCGGCTGATGGTTGTGTACTTATACTGAGTAAAGTCACTGCCGGTTACATTCCGCAGCAAAGCAAGAATCCCGGTCAGGGCTTCCCTCTCTTTTTCCTCATCCCTGGAAAGCTCAGATTCATGCCCTCCTGGAGAACCTCCGGCATTGTCTCCGCTCTTTTTTTGAAAAAACCTGGATGCTGATTCTTTTTCCTGCATTTTCCTCTTCTCCCCGATAATACTTTGTATACCTGGACTAGGGAATTGCCCATAATACCTTGCCAATACATGGCAAAATAGTTCATCGGTCGAATTTATTGTTGATAAAACCTTGTATTATTCTATAATACTAATATTATGTTAAAACTTAAAGGCTATTTTCTTACATTATACAACAAAACTTAATCCTATCATAACAATTTTTTTGTCATATCTCTCTACCGGACACTTTTGAGGTAACAACCGCGAATGAACGCGAATGAACGCGAACTGAACAAAGAGGACTCGATAATGAAGGCAAATCAAAAGAATTTATTAGCGTCTATTCGTGTGCATTCGCGGTTGATTACAGGAATTGAAAAAAAAGTGTCCGGTAGCGAATGTCATATCTATTTATCCCGCAAATTCAGATGAATTAAAGGAAGGCTTGGTACTCTGACCCAAGATCTGCTTTGCATGCTATACTTTCAGGGAGAAATAGTATAAAATAATCAAGGTAAATAGCCGCTCCCTTAAAAACACCCAGGAGGAATCGCCAATGACTGAAAAACCCTATGTAGGAATCGTGATGGGCAGTGATTCTGACCTGCCCATCATGTCAGAAGCAGCCGGGGTTCTGGATAAATTCGGTGTGGAGTACCGGATCGATATTCTCTCCGCCCACAGGACCCCTCAGAAAACCGCCGAGTATGCCCAGAACGCCATTCAGCAGGGGATCGGGGTAATCATTGCCGGTGCTGGAGGAGCGGCACACCTGGCAGGCAACCTGGCTGCCTGGACCGTGCTGCCGGTTCTGGGAGTGCCCATTGCCTCTTCTTCCCTGCAGGGGCTGGATGCCCTGTTGTCCACCGTGCAGATGCCCGCAGGCGTGCCGGTGGCTACCTTGAGCATCGGAAAAGCGGGAGCCAAAAACGCGGCTATTCTGGCTGTTCAGATTCTCTCGCTCCAGTTCCCCGAACTGCGGCTGAAGCTGATCAACTTCAAGAGAGAAATGGAAGAGGAGATAGAGCAGAAGAATGCAGAACAAAAGAATGCGGCCCTGTCAAAAAATATACCCATCTGAACACTCCCCTGATGCGCCTGCTGCCCCTGATGGGCTGTCGTTACCCGACGCCAGTGGCGATTTCTCTCACCGGGTTATCAGGGTTGATCCTCACCGTCCGGAGCCATCGAGTCTCCGGAAGGCAGCCCAAGTAATACGGGAAGGCGGTCTGGTGATCTTTCCCACGGATACCCTCTATGGGCTGGGGTGCAGTGCTTTTCATGAGCCCTGCCTCGATCGGATTTTCTCCCTGAAGGAGCGTCCGTCGGCAAAGCCCCTGCCAGTCCTGGTGAGTGGGCCCGGCCAACTGGCCGAACTGATTCGCGGCCCGGTATCGGCCCTGGCTCACGACATTATTCAGGAATTCTGGCCGGGAGCCCTGACCCTGATCTTTCAGGCCGCAGACAGGGTCTTGGCCCGGATAACCGGAGGAACCAAAACTATCGGAGTGCGGATGCCGGGCTGTCAGCTTACCCTTGATCTGATCAACCTCGCCCGTGTCCCCCTGGCAGCCACCAGTGTCAATATATCAGGCAGGCCGGTGCATCAGGAAATGAGGAGCATGATAGCTGAATGGGCACCAAAGGTTGAGCTGATCCTGGATGCAGGAGCTGTCCAGGGGAATCTGGCCTCAACCGTTCTTGACCTGACCACCCATCCACCCAGGCTGCTGAGAGAAGGAGCCATCAGTGCCCGAAGACTGCACCGCTATCTTGGCCCGGACCCTGAACCGGATCAAAAGCAGACTGGCTGAATTGCCGGTCCTTTTTCAGATCGCAGCCCTTCTTGGTGACATGGGCATATCCGGCTACCTGATCGGAGGAACTATCCGTGATCTTGTTCTGGACCGCCCCATCAAGGATATTGATCTGGCCATCACCGCCAGCCCGGAACGTTTTCTGAAAAGGCTGTCCGGAAAAGTTCCCGGCCACTCGGTCTGTCTGGACAGGGAATTTCTCACCTTCCGGTTTATGACCAAAGATCAGCACTGGTTTGATGTTACACCTCTGAAAGGGGAAACCATCATCCAGGACCTTCACCGGAGAGACTTTACCGTCAATGCCATGGCCATTGATCTCCAGAATATTGCTGCTCCTGATTCTCCCCTGCACCTGATCGATCCTCTGGGGGGAATCAACGACCTTGCTCAAAGAACCATCCGGGCAGTTTCTGAAGAAGCATTTCGCGATGATCCCCTGCGGATACTCAGGGCTTTTCGGCAGGCAGGGCAACTGGGCTGGCGGATCGAGGAGAAAACCGGAAATCTCATCCGCCGGGACCGGGATCTGCTTAAAAAACCAGCCCCGGAAAGAATCCGGGAGGAATTATTTTTGATCCTTTCGATGGACCATGCCGGTCCCACCTTCAGCAGGCTGCATCAGAGCGGTATTTTGCCCATCCTTTTCTCCCCGGTTCTGCCGGAATGTCCTGAACGGCAAGAAGCTCCTGAAGGGAAGGCTCTTGCGGAGGGTAAGCATGGCTGGGCAGATGCCCTGAGGAACCTGGCCTCAGTGGAGGCGATTCTCTCCTGTCTGCCGATCGGCGATCCGGCCTGCCTTCGGGAAATCCACAGCCTGCTGTCCCGGACTTGCGGGCATCAGGCAACCTATTGGCCGCTATTGAAACTTTCCGCCTTCCTCAGTGCAATGCTCCAAGGTTGGCCGGCAAAGAACCATGACCGGCTCGATTCCTTCCTCCGGTGGCTATGTCTCAGCACTCCCCAGCGAAAGTATGTCCTTGGCTGCATCCAGGGACTGGAAAAACCCCTTGAGCTGATATCAAGCCAATGCTGCACTCCCCGCTATTTCCTCCGCTTCTTCCGGCAGTTCGGTGAAGCCGGCCTCGGTGCCCTGATCCTCAGTATAGCCCGCCAGAGGGCGGATAACGTCTCCCCTGACCTAATCAGGGACATGGATGACCTCTTGAGCCGAATGGCAAGCTTTTATTGCACCTGGCAGCAAATGAAATCCCATCCGCTGGTGGATGGGAACTTCCTTCTTGATTATTTTCACCTTTCGCCGGGTCCCGTCATCGGCGATATCCTCAATTTTCTGGAGGAAGCCAGAGCCGAAGGAGAGATACAAACCAGAGAGGAAGCCATAGAGCTGGCCAGGCAATTTTTTAACTGACCACCGACCACTTATCACCACTCAACCCCTCGCTACATATCCCTTTGCAGCAAAATTCCATCCGCATGACGATAGAGATAAGCGTGAAGGCAGAAACAGGAATGAGGAACGCTTTTCTCCCTCGCCCCCTCAAGGGGGCGAGGGAGAAAATCAGGGAAGGCTGGGTGGGGGTGATGGTTATTATCATCCTCCTCATCGATAAAAGGGGAACATCTGCGGGATCAGTGAGGAGTCGCCCATGAATGACTTATTCAGGTATTTTTCTCTGTGTTTCTCTGTGCCTCGGTGTCTCTGTGGTATCATTGGTATTTTTTGTCTCTATGGTATCATTGACACTTGGAATGAACATCCCTTTACCGGTCCGGAGTCGGAAGAGGTGTCGGCTTGATGATCGAGAAAGTGCAGCTTTCTCTGTTTGATCTCCTGATGTGTCTTTCCGAGGCCATGGACCTGGTCAGCGATATGGTGGTCAACCACCAGAAACGGGTCAGTTATATAGCCCTGCGTCTGGCTGTGGAGCTCGGACTTTCGGTTCAGGAGCAGAATGAATTGATCATTGCCGGAGCACTCCATGATTGCGGAACCTTCTCGCTCAAGGAAAAACTCGACATTTTGCAGTTCGATACCCGGCTGCTCTGTGATCATGCTGAGATTGGGTATCAACTGCTGAAAAACTTCCCCCCTCTCAAAAAATCAGCCCTGCTGATTCGCTATCATCATCTCCCCTGGCAGGATGGACGGGGAAGCGAATGGGCAGGAGAGCCGGTGCCATCAGGAAGCCACATCCTGCATCTGGCCGACCGGATCGACATTCTGGTCGATAAGGAGCGGGAGATCCTGGGGCAGGTGCGGGGAATCCGCCAGAAAATCTGGGAGCGGTCGGGTACTCTGTTCATTCCCAGCCTGGTGGAAGCCTTCGGAGGGCTTTCCTCCAAGGAATATTTCTGGCTGGATCTGGCATCTCCCTTTCTGGACGATGTCCTGATCCGGCGCGGGCCGATGTCAACTTTAGAGCTGGGCTGGAATGACCTGATGGGCCTTACCAACCTGTTCTGCCAGATCATCGATTTTCGCAGCCCCTTCACCGCTACCCATTCCAGCGGAGTGGCAGCCTCGGCAGAAGCACTGAGCCAACTGGCGGGCTTTTCCGAGCGGGAGAGCCGGATGATGAAAATCGCCGGATTTCTCCACGATCTTGGCAAACTGGTTATTCCCTCCGAGATCCTGGAAAAGCGGGCTCATTTGACTGAAAGTGAATTCAACCTCATCCGCAGTCACAGCTTTTATACCTACCGGATACTGGAGAATATCTCCGATTTGAGCACGATCAATGCCTGGGGGTCTTTCCATCACGAGCGGATGGATGGTCAGGGCTACCCATTCCATTACCTCGCCAGGGACCTCCCCCTGGGGTCCAGGATTATGGCTGTAGCCGATGTATTTACGGCCATTAATGAGGACCGGCCTTATCGCAAGGGATTGACAAAAGAAAGCGTTTTACCGATCCTTCGGGAAATGGCCAGGGATAAGGGTCTTGATCCAGCCATGGTTTCAATCCTGGAGCGGCATTATGATGAGGTCAACAGCCTTCGCCTCAGAGCGCAGGAAGTTTCTCATCAGGAATACAAGGAAATACTGTCGCCTGCCCAGTAGTCAGCATCTGCGGATGACTTTCACTATATCAGGGTCCAAGTATTTTCAAGGAATCTCGCATCTCGAATTCAACTGCAATATCCAGTTACTGTTCAATTATTGGCA
The sequence above is a segment of the bacterium genome. Coding sequences within it:
- a CDS encoding helix-turn-helix transcriptional regulator, with translation MLEPTKKRTTTGYVEIRFRIPVKNLDKVKKAMADYGAEEAADSTPWREVCPDFNASLALQGARHRESLTQKELARLIGISQTHISEMEHGKRPIGKEMAKRLAKALHVDYRVFL
- the purE gene encoding 5-(carboxyamino)imidazole ribonucleotide mutase, with protein sequence MTEKPYVGIVMGSDSDLPIMSEAAGVLDKFGVEYRIDILSAHRTPQKTAEYAQNAIQQGIGVIIAGAGGAAHLAGNLAAWTVLPVLGVPIASSSLQGLDALLSTVQMPAGVPVATLSIGKAGAKNAAILAVQILSLQFPELRLKLINFKREMEEEIEQKNAEQKNAALSKNIPI
- a CDS encoding CheR family methyltransferase gives rise to the protein MQEKESASRFFQKKSGDNAGGSPGGHESELSRDEEKEREALTGILALLRNVTGSDFTQYKYTTISRRITRRMALQKIPEAGDYLKYLIEHPAEVMALYEDILIKVTAFFREQEVFQTLQSRVLPALMRDRQPDLPIRVWVPGCSTGEEAYSIAICLLEFFDGCNCLPPIQIFGTDIDGKVIETARSATYPENPGISPERLQRFFIRTEDGCRIASHVRELCTFARQDVTKDPPLSNMDLISCRNLLIYLGQDLQQRVIRLFHYALKSGGFLILGSSESAALFSDLFPVVDKKNKIYVKGAVTSSLPVDFTTQKHTPEMMSVGKGKENRGEEQASGAFNLHTTTDCAQVRGLKPGESESTHLKGDQGNEETEGLDEHHETVVRLRRELAATRANLQSTIEEQESTNEELRAANEEIQSSNEELQSTNEELEAAKEELEAANGKLADANEKLRERNSELDQIFNTAADGMRVIDKNFTILRINKTLLNLSGLSRADEAVGKKCYETFPGPLCHTSDCPLIKILHGEERVECDTEKKRQDGTMIPCIVTATPFRKPDGEVLGIVEDFKDITERKKAEKELARRAEELARSNADLQQFAYVASHDLQEPLRMVASYMQLLSRRYKGRLDSSADDFIAYAVDGAVRMQGLINDLLSYSRVGTHGKEFQPIDSTVVLNQAIANLQEAIAESGTIITFDPLPTLMADGPQLVHLFQNLISNAIKFHGQEPPLIHITVEPRGKTWLFSISDNGIGIDPEYAERIFVIFQRLHNKAEYPGTGIGLAICKRIVERHGGRIWVKSEPGKGATFYFTLPR
- a CDS encoding HD domain-containing phosphohydrolase, with protein sequence MIEKVQLSLFDLLMCLSEAMDLVSDMVVNHQKRVSYIALRLAVELGLSVQEQNELIIAGALHDCGTFSLKEKLDILQFDTRLLCDHAEIGYQLLKNFPPLKKSALLIRYHHLPWQDGRGSEWAGEPVPSGSHILHLADRIDILVDKEREILGQVRGIRQKIWERSGTLFIPSLVEAFGGLSSKEYFWLDLASPFLDDVLIRRGPMSTLELGWNDLMGLTNLFCQIIDFRSPFTATHSSGVAASAEALSQLAGFSERESRMMKIAGFLHDLGKLVIPSEILEKRAHLTESEFNLIRSHSFYTYRILENISDLSTINAWGSFHHERMDGQGYPFHYLARDLPLGSRIMAVADVFTAINEDRPYRKGLTKESVLPILREMARDKGLDPAMVSILERHYDEVNSLRLRAQEVSHQEYKEILSPAQ
- a CDS encoding response regulator; this encodes MDNKPVKILLIEDNPGDARLIREMLREVKNFPFDLVWVDRLSSGLDCLARERVGIVLLDLSLPDSHGLATFERVAFQAPDVPVIILTILADEMTAMKAVEKGAQDYLFKGQVDGHLLVHSIRYAIGRRQVEEALRITHRFLEITNRHTKMNPLLQECIAEIRKFTGCEAVGIRILDEEGNIPYQACDGFEKDFYQAEDPLSIKSGQCMCIRVMKGETNSRISWCTEAGSFFTNHMSRFLAAPSEEEEKGGETCKVRQQTGYESTALVPIRLGESTLGVIHVADQRENMLPLKTVTMLEKVALQLGEAIQRVRLEEIRTENERALRESEERYRQRLVKLVKERTSQLTAANEQLRQEIAERQQAEERTMLAYAELNQIFKAAVDGICVISKDFKVLRFNEAFCSLFGLNRDEAIGKTCHEVLHHPLCHTPNCPLAMIHKGMECFESDLQIEPREEGLKTSCILTAIPFKSPGGELIGIVENFKDITERKRMEEEVQKAQRLESLGLLTGGIAHDFNNILSSIIGSFSLLKLHAKQGEKFFDWLTRAEKAAFAARDLTQQLLAFSRGVQEPVKKIISLPEILEEAMSFSLVGSKVQSEFLMPDNLWPVEADKGQIRQVINNLTINAIEAMPQGGNLRVWAENVTIEAHESLPLAEGRYVKISVQDQGVGIPAEHLQKIFDPYFTTKETGTGLGLATSYSIIKKHGGYITAESEAGAGTTFHLFLPASEKELFAVKNVVEEDFSTGRGKILFMDDQKTIRDMVGDMLMDLGYEVTLAKEGSEAVQLYEQAKVSGRGFDAVILDLTVPGGLGAQFAVQKLREMDPGVKAIVSSGYSNDPVISAYQDYGFCGGIAKPYEIKELARVISSVLKGKQGPCLKEPQNQDSSKVKYR
- a CDS encoding L-threonylcarbamoyladenylate synthase, whose protein sequence is MQNKRMRPCQKIYPSEHSPDAPAAPDGLSLPDASGDFSHRVIRVDPHRPEPSSLRKAAQVIREGGLVIFPTDTLYGLGCSAFHEPCLDRIFSLKERPSAKPLPVLVSGPGQLAELIRGPVSALAHDIIQEFWPGALTLIFQAADRVLARITGGTKTIGVRMPGCQLTLDLINLARVPLAATSVNISGRPVHQEMRSMIAEWAPKVELILDAGAVQGNLASTVLDLTTHPPRLLREGAISARRLHRYLGPDPEPDQKQTG
- a CDS encoding response regulator; the encoded protein is MNMQSASIRPIEILLVEDNPGDVRLTEEVFKEAKIQNNLRVVMDGVEAISFLHHEGKYSQAPYPDLILLDLNLPKKDGRAVLAEIKNDSDLRRIPVIALTTSKSEEDILKTYDLHVNCYIVKPVDFDQFIEVVKGIEGFWLTIVKLPGACE